CCGGTGAGGTCGGTTATGGTGATGATCGTGTTGTTGAAGGAGGCGTATATGTGGGCGACGCCCCATTTTCCTTCTGCCATGTTTATCCTTCCACCTTGAGTATTCTGGTGGCCCTCTCAGGATGAGCCTCCTGAGCCATGGGAGAGCCAGGGTAGTAGTCGATGGTCATCTCTTCGCCCCGCTTGACGTAGTATCCAGGAACGGTCACCTTCCGGCCCGTGATCTGGATGTGGCCGTGGGTTATGAACTGCCGGGCCTGCCTGAGGGTCTTGGCGAGGCCCTGACGGTAGACCTGGGTCTGAAGCCTCCGTTCCAGAAGGTCCTCCACCTTTATGGACAGGACGGCGTCGAGATCCCCATCTTCCTTCAGCATCCCGTATTTCTTGAGGTGCTCCAGCACATCCTCCGCCTGAGATCCGACGGAGGCCTCTCCCCGGGTGGTGGCTG
The sequence above is drawn from the Methanothrix harundinacea 6Ac genome and encodes:
- a CDS encoding 30S ribosomal protein S4 is translated as MGYPGKCRKSYDTPRHPWEADRMAQELELVKNFGLRNKREVWKAQSLIRKYRRVSRQLLAATTRGEASVGSQAEDVLEHLKKYGMLKEDGDLDAVLSIKVEDLLERRLQTQVYRQGLAKTLRQARQFITHGHIQITGRKVTVPGYYVKRGEEMTIDYYPGSPMAQEAHPERATRILKVEG